In Dyadobacter sp. NIV53, a single window of DNA contains:
- a CDS encoding pyruvate dehydrogenase complex E1 component subunit beta produces MKEIAFRDAIRDAMSEEMRLDKSIFLMGEEVAEYNGAYKASQGMLDEFGPDRIIDTPIAELGFAGIAVGAAANGLRPIVEFMTFNFSLVAIDQIINSAAKILSMSAGQFGCPIVFRGPTGNAGQLGAQHSQNFENWFANTPGLKVVVPSNPYDAKGLLKASIRDNNPVIFMESEVMYGDKMQVPEEEYIIPLGKADIKRPGKDVTIVSFGKMIPRVVMPAVLQLEKEGIDVEVIDLRTVRPIDYPAIIESVKKTNRCVVVEEAWPLASISTEITYHIQRHAFDYMDSPVIRVTNRDVPLPYAPTLIEEILPNVKRVVEAVKSVMYK; encoded by the coding sequence ATGAAAGAAATCGCATTTAGAGATGCCATTCGCGACGCCATGTCGGAAGAGATGCGTCTGGACAAAAGTATATTCCTGATGGGTGAGGAAGTTGCCGAATATAATGGTGCATACAAAGCAAGTCAGGGAATGCTGGATGAATTTGGACCGGATCGCATTATCGACACTCCGATTGCAGAACTTGGCTTTGCAGGTATTGCGGTAGGAGCAGCAGCAAATGGATTAAGGCCAATTGTTGAATTCATGACTTTCAACTTTTCATTGGTTGCAATTGACCAGATTATTAATAGTGCTGCTAAAATACTTTCTATGTCTGCCGGACAATTCGGCTGTCCAATCGTATTCCGTGGCCCGACTGGTAACGCAGGACAGCTTGGTGCACAGCATTCGCAAAATTTTGAAAACTGGTTTGCTAATACACCTGGTTTAAAAGTAGTGGTTCCTTCCAATCCATATGATGCGAAAGGACTGTTGAAAGCTTCTATCCGTGATAACAACCCGGTTATCTTCATGGAGTCGGAAGTAATGTATGGAGATAAAATGCAGGTTCCGGAAGAGGAATATATCATTCCATTAGGAAAAGCTGATATCAAACGTCCGGGAAAAGATGTTACCATTGTTTCGTTTGGTAAAATGATTCCCCGTGTAGTTATGCCGGCCGTTTTACAGCTCGAAAAAGAAGGAATTGATGTGGAAGTGATCGATTTAAGAACAGTTCGGCCTATTGATTATCCTGCTATTATTGAGTCGGTAAAGAAAACGAACCGTTGTGTGGTTGTTGAAGAAGCATGGCCATTGGCATCTATTTCAACTGAAATTACCTATCACATTCAGCGTCACGCATTTGACTATATGGACTCGCCGGTAATTCGTGTTACCAACCG
- a CDS encoding transglutaminase family protein: MKYKLVHKTEYKYAEPVNNYHSLICLTPRTLPKQLCRDFTVSISPEPSQIIERVDFYGNTTHYFSLHSPHKTLTVLTTSIVECLTETTGMPVMPSYVTCSEARQRFTEDRSLKISLLEYILPSPLVKWDQEIRSYAQDCFMDELPLYECVQVLCRKIFTEFDFVPDFSTVQTPIREVLAAKKGVCQDFSHLAIACIRSFGFAARYVSGYLETLPPPGKAKLQGSDASHAWISVFIPDYGWCDFDPTNNVVPGERHIITAWGRDYSDVPPLKGIIFSYGKHALEVKVDVIPLQ, encoded by the coding sequence ATGAAATATAAACTGGTACATAAAACGGAGTATAAATATGCTGAGCCGGTAAATAATTACCACAGCCTGATATGTCTCACCCCGAGAACATTACCTAAACAGTTGTGTCGGGATTTTACGGTGAGTATTTCTCCGGAACCATCCCAGATCATAGAAAGAGTTGATTTTTATGGAAATACCACGCATTATTTTTCACTTCATTCGCCCCACAAAACACTTACTGTACTTACAACCAGCATTGTAGAATGCCTGACCGAAACAACCGGAATGCCGGTTATGCCTTCTTATGTAACATGCAGTGAAGCACGCCAGCGTTTTACAGAGGATCGTTCTCTCAAGATTTCTCTATTGGAATATATATTGCCAAGCCCACTGGTGAAATGGGACCAGGAAATACGGAGTTATGCGCAGGATTGCTTCATGGACGAACTTCCTCTTTATGAATGTGTACAGGTTCTTTGCAGAAAGATTTTTACTGAATTTGATTTTGTTCCGGATTTCAGCACTGTTCAAACACCGATCAGGGAAGTTCTTGCAGCAAAAAAAGGAGTTTGTCAGGATTTCTCACATTTGGCTATTGCCTGCATCCGCAGTTTTGGATTTGCGGCTCGTTATGTGAGTGGTTATCTGGAAACACTTCCTCCTCCCGGAAAAGCTAAATTACAGGGTTCGGATGCTTCACATGCCTGGATATCTGTTTTTATACCTGATTATGGCTGGTGTGATTTTGACCCTACCAATAATGTTGTTCCCGGAGAGCGGCATATTATAACAGCATGGGGACGGGATTACAGCGATGTACCGCCATTGAAAGGAATTATATTCAGTTATGGAAAACATGCACTTGAAGTAAAGGTAGACGTAATTCCTCTGCAATGA
- a CDS encoding circularly permuted type 2 ATP-grasp protein: MLTEASVNLLQSYQSGLNSYDEVLDVNGRVKPHWDALFSTLQKLGIKELKNRNLDIISKLRENGVTYNVYEGADGLNRPWQLDPIPFLIEQKEWNLISRGLQQRALLLDLILRDIYGPRNLVKDAVIPAELVFDNSGFCRPSMDIILPKDKQITLYAADMARGPDGQMWVMDNRTQAPSGSGYTLENRVVMSKLLPELADGMYVSKLSPYFNSLQNTVLKLSDKSKDAPNIVYLTPGPNNEAYFEHAYLASYLGYTLAQGDDLMVRNGCVYLKSIDGLQKVDVIIRRIDDDWCDPLELREDSRLGVPGLLQAIRLGNVQVLNPPGTSVLENHAFLAFMDNICMYFLGEKLIMPSVATWWCGHAKELKYVVSHIDELIIKKANRKSKFRSIYGRLLTRNQREELITMITQHPREYIAQQEVSLSTTPSFIDGNIVPRYAALRAFLVADEKGYHVMQGGLTRSSAVKDRFVVSNQYGGLSKDTWIVSDKTEDIQEKIILTTTTSVNKHISLPSRSAENLFWVGRYCERMMAVIKFMNITINVLNLDRNFGGSAKQEHIKVLLQSLTHLSSTYPGFIDEEDLLSDPYKEILDLVSNSNRPGTIAANIGSFLQSVSAVRNQWDLEIWRIVDLIDHGYHEIKNASLVNSSNIQKTLDGLYNNMFMFLGVISESMPRDNSFLLLETGKLIERILTRVSVIQSNFGVKNGESTENELIEATLINHHLLVNYRQIYKSQLSVEAMLDMILLEKTLPFSIVYMLDELKSNLNKLPSTTRGERLNEAQKSVLEASTLVKLASISALSKCNHELERADLFELLSEVSRLISSVSLTLTNMYFSHTMMQHSFFNPLENDKDEI, translated from the coding sequence ATGCTTACTGAGGCTTCCGTGAATCTTTTACAATCTTATCAAAGCGGACTTAACTCTTATGATGAAGTCCTGGATGTAAACGGTCGTGTGAAACCGCATTGGGATGCTCTTTTTTCTACTTTACAAAAACTTGGAATTAAAGAGCTTAAAAACAGAAATCTGGATATTATAAGTAAACTTCGGGAAAATGGGGTTACTTATAATGTGTATGAAGGAGCGGATGGGCTAAACCGTCCGTGGCAGCTTGATCCCATCCCTTTTCTCATTGAACAAAAAGAATGGAATTTAATTTCCAGAGGATTACAGCAAAGAGCTTTACTTCTGGATCTGATCCTGCGTGATATCTACGGTCCGAGAAATCTGGTAAAAGATGCTGTGATTCCCGCAGAACTGGTTTTTGACAATTCCGGTTTTTGCAGGCCATCCATGGATATTATACTTCCAAAGGACAAGCAAATTACATTATACGCGGCAGACATGGCGCGTGGGCCTGATGGACAAATGTGGGTGATGGATAATCGCACACAGGCTCCTTCCGGTTCGGGTTACACGCTCGAAAACCGGGTGGTAATGAGTAAGCTTTTACCCGAACTTGCTGACGGTATGTATGTCAGTAAGTTATCTCCATATTTCAATAGCCTTCAGAATACCGTTTTAAAGTTATCGGACAAGTCAAAAGATGCACCAAACATTGTTTACTTGACACCGGGACCGAATAATGAGGCATATTTTGAACACGCTTATCTGGCTTCGTATTTAGGATATACACTCGCTCAGGGTGACGATCTGATGGTGCGGAATGGCTGTGTTTACTTAAAATCCATTGACGGCTTACAAAAAGTAGATGTAATAATCAGACGGATTGATGATGACTGGTGTGATCCGCTGGAACTTCGTGAAGATTCCCGGCTGGGCGTTCCTGGATTGCTGCAGGCAATTCGTCTGGGGAATGTGCAGGTGCTGAACCCTCCGGGAACAAGTGTACTGGAAAATCATGCATTTCTGGCCTTCATGGACAATATTTGTATGTATTTTTTGGGTGAAAAACTGATTATGCCATCTGTGGCTACCTGGTGGTGCGGACACGCAAAAGAGCTGAAATATGTAGTAAGCCATATTGATGAGTTGATTATCAAGAAAGCAAACCGAAAGTCAAAATTCAGGTCGATATATGGACGGCTGCTTACGAGAAATCAACGGGAAGAACTGATCACGATGATCACCCAGCATCCGCGTGAATACATAGCACAGCAGGAAGTAAGTTTGTCTACTACACCATCCTTCATTGATGGCAATATCGTACCTCGTTATGCCGCTCTCAGAGCGTTTTTGGTAGCGGACGAAAAGGGCTACCACGTAATGCAGGGTGGACTTACGCGCAGTTCAGCGGTGAAAGACCGGTTTGTGGTTTCCAACCAGTACGGTGGATTATCTAAAGACACATGGATTGTTTCGGATAAAACCGAAGATATTCAGGAAAAAATAATACTTACTACTACCACATCTGTTAACAAACACATATCGCTTCCTAGCCGTAGTGCTGAGAATCTTTTTTGGGTTGGCCGCTATTGCGAGCGGATGATGGCAGTAATTAAGTTTATGAACATTACGATTAATGTGCTTAACCTGGACAGGAACTTTGGCGGTTCTGCAAAACAGGAACACATTAAAGTACTTCTTCAGTCACTAACGCATCTTTCTTCTACTTACCCGGGTTTTATTGACGAGGAGGATTTACTTTCTGATCCATACAAGGAAATTTTAGACCTTGTATCAAATAGTAACCGGCCTGGTACCATAGCCGCAAATATCGGTTCATTCCTGCAATCCGTAAGTGCTGTTCGCAACCAATGGGATCTGGAAATATGGCGAATTGTAGATTTGATAGATCATGGTTATCATGAAATTAAAAATGCTTCTCTTGTAAACAGCAGCAATATCCAGAAAACACTGGATGGACTTTACAATAATATGTTCATGTTTTTGGGCGTCATTTCTGAAAGTATGCCCAGGGATAACAGCTTTTTGCTGCTGGAAACTGGTAAGCTCATCGAGCGAATTTTGACCAGAGTTAGCGTAATTCAATCTAACTTTGGAGTAAAAAATGGAGAAAGCACTGAAAATGAACTGATCGAAGCTACGCTGATCAATCATCATTTGCTGGTAAATTACCGTCAGATTTATAAATCGCAGTTAAGTGTGGAAGCTATGCTGGATATGATTTTGCTGGAAAAAACATTACCATTTTCCATTGTATACATGCTGGATGAATTAAAGAGTAATCTGAATAAATTACCTTCTACAACACGTGGTGAAAGATTGAACGAAGCACAAAAATCAGTTCTGGAAGCATCTACGCTCGTAAAATTAGCTAGTATTTCTGCCCTGAGTAAGTGTAATCATGAATTGGAAAGAGCAGATCTGTTTGAGCTTTTATCGGAAGTTTCCAGATTGATCTCCTCTGTTTCTTTAACCCTGACAAACATGTATTTTAGCCACACTATGATGCAGCATTCTTTTTTTAATCCTTTGGAAAACGACAAGGATGAAATATAA